The segment TATCCGTTTGGTTCATATAATGGGATTTCagggaatttaataaattagaaattatatatcaacagatataaaaataaaaaaccttattatttatgtcaaaaaggtttaaataattatcattcaaaattttaacgtaTTTTTGAAtacgattttgaaatataaaaaatgtgtttaaatttgttccaTGATTCCATGACTAATGggaattttgcagaaaatttcatagcaataattttgctttgtaGAAAATCCACTTCGAAACTTGTACAAATTGgaatctttcaaaatttgcccCCGGACCACCGGAGTATTGCCCTGGGCTCCTGATGGACTATCCGGGCCTGCTTCCCATGCGGTTATGCcatataattcaaataagaATGAGCCAGAGAGAAATACATGATGCTTCGCACATAATAGGCATATTAGCCTAACTGAACTCACACAATACCCACAATACCAAACGAACagcttaaaattacatttcatagatttgttgaattaaaaatcgaaaaactGATATACCATGAATAATGAAAGTGAATATTCCTCCAAGAAAAGAATCCTGGGAAATCAGATAAGTTGGCTGAACGTCCCAATGTGGCCTGGGATCCTCAACGTGGATAAACCAATCTAGGAACTGAGcatgagaaaattataattcagtCAGTATTGATACATATTATCATAACGAAATAAATACCCCCATCAAATGTAAATTCAGTGAATTCTTTTCCAATAGGTGATATAGCCGTTCTACCCATGGTGCCGGCTGCTGCTATTTTGGGACTAACAGGTGTCTCTGATTTCTGCTCGTCCACCTATCGCAAGACCAAAAAATCCCCTCTTTTAATGCCAAAATATCGTCAAAAACGACACGGAATCAATGATAAGCAAAGGATTGATTGAACTGAAACCACGCGTGTACTatctttttatctttattcaGCGAAAACTTCAGCAAATCACATTCTCTTGTCAAAACCTACACAACTACATTAAACTgtctataaaaaattgagcttgTGTAGTACAATCTATTTGCTCCTGACAGCAGGGTGTGTCTTAAACGCATGCATCCTGCTGAAAGCATTATCGGTGATAAAGCCGTGCTTCTAAGATAATGTGTCTGAAAGAACTCTATAGACGCCCAATAAGCAGAACTTTCTAATTTTGAGCTTGAAgcaaattgatgaaaaaaccAATGACAATTGCAGCAAGTGTAGACATGATGATGGTTCTGAGGTAGCGCTGAGGCCAAGTCAATTTTACTTCTTCGCTTTCCTTCCGTCGTCTATCTCGACCAGGCTTCTTCTTGCCCTGCTGCCACTTTTCAAACTTCTCCAACTCCTCCTTATCCTTACGCTCTTTTTCAAGACGCAACTTTTCTTtctccttttctctctcctgtGAACCAAGAAATCGCGTCATGTTGTAGGAATTTAAATGATcagggttttaaaaatttacctctTTCTCcttagcaattttttctttgcaaactTCATCACACTCAAGAAAAGCCGTTCCCTGTCGCACGGCACTGCACTGGTAATCCTTTTTCAGCCTTTTACATGGGCAGAAGACCTTGACCCTCTTCTTGCAAGACTCGGGGTTTGGGCAGTTCCCAGAATGACAATCTGACTGGCATCTGTGTCCGCATGCGAAATCTTTCGGACACTGGTTGCCACAGCTTAGCAGTTTTTCCAACTCGTCCTTGTCCTCGCTGGAGTTTGCTGCTATCCACTGATGACATGGACGGAGCAATTGATTCAGTCCGCAATGACACTTCAGCTTGAGGCTTTTGGTGCAGAGCTTGCACGGAGCTGGGTGGCACGGGAGCAAGCATGGGTGGGAGCAACCCTCTGGTCGGCTGAGTTGGCATGGCAACTCGCACTCGGAACAATTTTTCCCAGCCTTGTGTGCATCAGGAGCGTCCTTAACAATGTGACAAAGTTGCGAGCATTGATGATTGCCGCACTGAAGAGCTCGCCCGCACTGTCTTCCGCATGAGGAAGGGATGGCTTTGAAGCAAGGCCAATCGGCTTTTTCGTGTCCTCCGAGGCAAATGACTGGCATAGGAAcctttaatattaattattgattagGGAATTAAAGGGTTTTAAAGGTCCTTAATTTTACCAGACAGTCAGGACAGGGCAGCGCTTTCTTTTCTTTGACAACTTGCCGTCTGTCCCAGGGGCCTTCCAAGGGACGGTCAGGGTCAACCACAGTAGTCACCCAGACTGATGAGTGGCATGGTGCAGGACAAAGATGCTTGCATCTCTCGTGGGTTAGAttgcaaatttgtttgcacGGTGGACATTCAGCTGGATGACACTTGTGAGGCACTCTCGATGGATGGTGGCAGTCGGAGGCAATTCTAGTggtttcacaaaaattaataaaactgcgATGACACATATATTCTAAGCATTGAATCAGCAACGCTAAGGACGGTGTCCTTAAGCAACGCTAGGCAGAAAGAgacttgaataatttaaatgctgcATACTCGCATTTGAGGTTGCACTTTGGTGGCTTGAGCAATTTCTTCCTTCCACAAGGCAGCGTCATTTTAGcagcgccacaggcgcaggtgtaGGTGTCAAAAAGAGGGCAAGGGTAGCATGGTCCAGAGTGGCAAACGGCCATGCATTTGTGCTTTCCACAAGTCAATTGGCGGCCACAAACCTTTTCGCAGGGCGTGCACTGACCATCACAACACTAAACAACTTTTTAATGTACAAAATGAGCTTTTAAGACAGTAAATTCACTGTACCTTTCGGTTGCATGGGTGtctcatgcaatttttaatccttttgcACTTGGCTTCGCAAGTGAACTCTCGTTGACAAGGCAGTTCTTTCTTGTGCAAGCCACAACGGCAGGATTTTAAAGACACTTGCAGGCACTGTAAAATGTGAGTGAGCAACGTCATTGAAAGCAAAACATCAGATAACTTGCATTTCCACAACTCTCTTTGTGGCACCGCTCCAAGCACTGATGATTTTTGCAGGACAGCATTTTACCGCATGTGTCACCACAAGTAGGAATGTCGACTGTGCAGGACGAATTCAGCTGCTGACTTTTACCACAGGGACAAGTTTGCACGCCAGACCTGGGGCATGGCCCACATTGGCCAGGCCGATGGCAAACAATGTTACAGCTGTGGCTCTCGCAGGATAACGTCTTGCCAcaaatctgcaaaattaattcaggttGGCATTAaaacgtaaattttattttattttgggtaAGTTTTTTAATGCAAGAGCAGCTGTTGCTTCTTTGCTCTTTGAATGTTATCATCATATATGCATTGAACCAAATATATTTGCTTTGTTTATATTGAACATCGTGGATCGggtaaaactttttatttatcatggCGTTAAAAATGAGACTGGTCATTGAACACAAAATTACGATGTAATCTTTCTTAAAATATGTTATAACGTTGTATTGATTAATTGGAATTCGACGAAATCAACACGTAAATTATTGACACAGAcgggtgatttattttaatttttgtatattagTAAACAGTGCCGGCAATTAGGACCGGGCCACCCTGCATGCGCCAAAACGACCACAATGTATTGTCATGATATGCAGCtagttttataattaaaaattttcattacttaTTATCACTATACTAGAGCATTTTATATAGTCACCTTATCACATTGCCACGCAGGGTTGGCACATGGCTGTTCACGAGAAGAGCTTCTGCACATGCAGGTCTGTTTGCTTGTTCTTGGACATGGTTTGCACTCGCCAGGGTGGCAAAGAGCATCACAGGTGTGCTTGCCACAAGAGAGAGTGGCACCGCAAACAGATCCACAAGTCCAAAGCTTGTTGGAGCATCTTTTTGCTTGAGGTTTGCTTTTCTCACAATAGCAGGTCGTTAGTACCACCTGAGGACACGATGGACAGGGTCCAGGGTGGCACAGAAGGAGGCACTTGTGCCCACAAGCTGGTTGGAGAGGTTTCTGACAAGTTTCACCGCAAGAATGAGGAATGAGCCACTGTTTGAAGGGTGGGTCTTGCCTCTGGCCACAAAAACAAGTGTACTTCTGCGGCGTATCACTTGGAAGGTGCTCTGATCTGCATTTGGGGCTGGAAAAAGGGCCAGGGAGAGGCATGAATTTctgatgaataataataatctatGGTAGCGTTTACCATCCCCAATAAATTACTGGTGGTTGCTCATATGGTGCAGTTAGTTCTTCAGCTGCTCTTTTCTGCTGAGCTACTGAGTCCGATGCCCATCGTTGGATGCAAGGCAAATGGAAATAGCAAAAGCAGCTCTCGCAGCTCCAAATCTACGCAGTTAATTTTGTTAAGTACTAGAAtctcattattttgtaattaaaattacagcaTCTGCGTGTTTCACATTTCCAATACAGATGAGGCATGTTGCAGCTCCTGACTGGAACACTTGTTCCAGAAAATGAGTCGTTCTACCCAGGTCACTTCCACCAGTAGATGAGTATGattgcaaaacattttctacaaaaaacaatattttcatatttgaataatgcaaatttgacagtttgaaaagtaaattcaaaaatagaaaattttgtacttttgaatatattgtttaaataatgataaaagaACACTCTTTTAAGctacaagtaaaaaatatcaatcaaacctaaaatattatcagtGAGCAATTCTTCGTCGTCTTCATCTGAAGATGGGGTTTCAACTTCCAAATGTTTTTGTATCGAGCTCTCTAATTTAGCTTTAGCGGCCAGAAATCTCCTTTCTGCTTCTGCCCTGTCCTTTTCTTTGTCTTTCACcgtctaaaaaatattaatttgaggaAATGTTTGAGCACATAACATTATGGCAATCATCATGTGAACCGCGTGCACTTAGATGAGAAACATCTCTTTTGTAATGttgggaaaaatataataaatacacataatattacgtatttttttccattcaaatctGAACCGAAAATCATTAGAATCATACCTTGGCAATGTTGTCCTGACGAGGCAAAGGTTTTTGAGCTCCCCAAACATTTTTCTGGCCTCCCTTTCCCCGTTTACCTCTTTGGTTTTCCATTGATATATTGaaccaaaaaatcttaaaattaatactataatttttaaggcatttcagctaatattaattcaaaacaacACAATCACATCTGACGTGTTTTGTGCCGTCCTAGTGCCGCACTGCTGTGGCATGGGCGTTCCAGGGGCGTAGGTTTAGAGATCAGCTGTGAAACAATTTCCCGCTATGTAATTGGCAGATAAGCAAAGctgttatttgaattttgagatacgagaaatttaaacttctcaacacgtttttaataattaaacgaatttttgattaatgaaaatattttccgttaCATATTGTAGAAAATATTCTTCTGGCTTCTTCTTGGCTCAGGTTGtcaaaaaaatgcatttatatGTATCCAGCATAATATACTCCACACTTTGAAAtgatcaataaatattataatataattagaCTGCAACATTCTACACACCAGTAGATCTAAAAATTCTGATCACTCTTCTGTCAAGGTAGAGTCAGGTTTATAGTCCCTATCACCTAATTGAAATTCACTCACTGTAACTCTTGAGAAACCATAATTTGTGCACAACATGCATTTAATTCAActatttaaagatttaaaaaaataataaataaaagttccTCATACAAAATTCACGAGCAgtctatatttatttctatacaaagttcttatttaaaatctggAGCAGATTTACGAAGAGCTTTATACTCTGGTAGAGGAATTGATGAAAGTTCCTCAGCTTGTTCTTCAAATATAGGCTCAGCCCTTTTGAACCAGGGGTATTCCGCCTTAATACGGTCTCCAGGCTCCGTGCTCCAATGGTGGATGCGGCAGCGCATCTTCGCCTTCTCCTTCTTGTTGATCGTCACTGTGACCAAAAACTCCTTTGTTTCCAAACTCAGATCAGGCCCACTGATCTCTTTCTCAGGCATTTCGATGCAACTGTCATCGGCAATAATGATGCCTGCCTTGCGAGCACAAGCCCGTATGTGCCATGCCTCCAACGTCCATGGTTCTTCCATGTTCATGGTTATAGCAACCagagattttgaaatatattgaaCCAtctataatataaaaaacaactttcatgagattatttgttttaaatttttatatctcatgctggtaattttttggGTATATTTTACCTTTGGAGCATATTTAGAGCTGTACTCGTACTCTGAGGATGCTTCACCTGATCCATACAATGCCTCGTTTTCTGGATTCGCATACACAGCAAGTTTAGGCAGCAATAAATTGTTGTATGCAAACTGTCTTCTCAGTTTCACTTTCTCTCCCTTTTTGCCAATTCCTaggaaacaattgaaaatccttcgatattaaattataatacttGACTGTGGGAAAATGAACCCATTTAGCCACCCTTAAAAGTATTCTACAAACAtgcttttcaatgaaattataaGGCATTggtatttcaagtaaattcACAATACATACCATCCACATATTGAGTTAAGATCACTTCAAGTGGTTCTTCCTTCTTAAATGGCGCGTCCTCCACAAATTCATAGATGAAATGTTTCCCTTTTAGTTTCTTAGGTTTGTGTCCCTTTTTGTGTAAATCAATTGCGTGTTTCCGCTTCAGAAGAACTGTACGAGACGACGAGGACACTGACATGGCCTGGAAAATTTGACGATTATCATacattatgtatatttatttccttcaatTCCATGTACATATTCAGTATATTtagcattgcaaattttggttAGAGATTGCAAGATTTGTGTTAAATTTCCCAAGCCGACGTTCCAAATTGCGATAGCACAAAATGCATAATATGAAATCTATCATACATAAtgattgatttataaataacttaactgaattgtattttttactcaccCTTGACATCAATGGATggttaaataattgttgatgCGCTACCCCacatctcaaattttgaaattgggtACAAATTTTAAGCATATTAGCAGAAAACAAAACAGCTAAATTCATGTTTTGATCTGCGttccttcaattttaaccCGACTCGTTCCATGTGTGACGGATGAGGAATGTACACGCCCACTTGTAtcgtgaaaatgaaattatatagCGGGAAAATGAAAgaggctttaaaaaattttaaaagcatataaaaGGTTTtcaagagaaattaaaataacagaTCAGTAATCGAGTAAGAAATCGAcaccaatgaaaaattatgaatgaatattttattgttttcaactcttttattactaaaaaagaggtatttttaatgagagtTCTATACAAAAAGCTTAGCTACTCTATACGGCCACCGAACTGGAAGTTCGCTCACTGTCAGCTCATTTCTTCTGCGCAGCAAGCAGCACGAAATATCAATGCTGCTCTCTGATTGGACGTGAGCAGCTTGTGGGGGAGCTAGCACGATCACACCAACCAATCGAAAATCCCTCTGGACAGCTCTGGTTTTGAGTTTGCCTGGTTCAACGTTACAAGACGCGAATAAGCATTATCGCTGCATCAGCTGGTGAGCTCGTATCAAGCAAAATGGAGTGATGTTATCAAGGTCGTAATCGTGCGATTTTACGCAACATATATGCAAAATTTCGTCCACGGGATAGATGTACTGTCAGCTGGTATCAAAGCAGGAATAACTGGCCTAATGAACCTCGCAGGGCAAGCCGCCGATCCCAGCAACGGCGTCTATTTCGTCAACTTCAACCAGGACTTCACGTAAGCCACTCTTGACtttgattgtttttgttgCTATACCAAGAAGTGTGTCGCGGTCTCTACTCTGCGAATAACGTCTAGGCAATATTCGGATTATTCGGCGGTGACGCAGAGCCCTGTCACTTCCTGCCGTAATTCGCGACGCGCCCATGAGAGAGTTAAATTCACGGCCCGTTGTTGCTGGGTAATTGTCAAATCGAACGTAGCCTTGGATGGACTCGGTATTATGGCCTGACCTATCTCAAAAACAAGAAGTTGCTTTCAACACTTCTCGGTGAACGCATGCAGTAGCCCATGGCCTCCGAACCTCACGCAGGTCACTGGCCTTATTTTCGTCGATTCGCTGAAAATTGCTTGCGTTTTATTGCCGCGGTTTCAACACACTTAAATTCGTTCCAAGAAGAACTAAAACACTTGAAAGTGTCCCTCGAGAGAAGACGGAAACGTCAGAAACccattatttacaattttatcagCTGGACTGACGGGAGTgcgatacaaaaattttaaatgcgcaGTAGTGTTGATgttgtgaataaaattattccactCTTCCTGCGCTTGACAAATAAAGGTGTACGCGTTCACCAGGCGTTTTTGCAATCAACGTACGGGCGCGCGCGTGTTATTCGCAATCCTCAGCTGCAGTGGAGGTGAAAGTAAAAAGAGTGGGAATGGCGAGCAAACCAAGAGCTTATTACATTATTCCATTTATCCTCGAGTGTCTTTATTGAAATGCAACAAGTCGTCCCCGTCCAGTCTTGATCATTCGAGTGTCGAAATCGGTTGAAACAACTCCTCTTGTCGTTGTGCACTTACCTGCCTACCTTCGTCAGCCTTGAATCATCCTTCCAGCTGGCGAGCACGATTGCCTGTCGATAAGCAATTacacaaaacaataattgttcatatttttttatattgtgcTACGTATCAAGAACGTTGACTCTCACATTGAGATTAACGATGCAGGGTGCTTGTCTGCCTTCAGAGTGTTTGTAAACTCAGTGCTAGCAGCCTCAGGATGTTTTTGTCGCAAGAAAACCCTCTGAAATTGTCCCTGTATTTCAGGTCGCTGGCCGTTGGCTCTAAAACAGGCTATAAGTTATTCACCCTATCTGCAGTAGACAATCTAGTCAAGATCTACGAAAATGGTGAGATTTTAAGatacaataatattaaacaacATTGTTATCTATGTTTTTCGATGAAAAGAAAACGTCATTGTATTAAACGTCGATTCCTTAATTCTGAGTCACTCTCAGTCAAACCACTGTTTGaaggaattttgaatttgacaattttttattttattcaactggaaaaattgaatttccctGGCCGTGGCATTAGAAAGTTCAGCTGCAGTCAATGCCACAATCTGTAAACTACGCAGTAGTGTTCCCATGCTGCTACTGCGACCTACACACACGCTGGccgcgtttttaatttcatcacaGACAGAAGTGTGCTAATGATTATATCTCCGTAGAATCGGAAGATATTTGCCTGGTGGAACGGCTGTTCAACAGTAGCCTGGTAGCAGTTGTCAGCCTCTCGTCGCCCCGAAAACTGAAGGTATGCCACTTCAAGAAGGGCACCGAGATCTGCAACTACAGCTACTCAAACACCATCCTCGCTATCAAGCTCAACAGAAAGGTGAGGAGACAACTTATGTTTTGAACAATTATTATCAAGGGATAAGTTGCGTTGGTGTAGTTCCCTTGattccatttgaaaattgttgccTCTCAAGGGTTACATCATTCTTATCATTTGCATTACATTTCCTGATCCTGACACGTCATGTATTCAAAACTaacattatttggaaaaactaaataaattcccAACTTCCAATAATTGCAgacctaaattaatttttaaatataacttgCCTTTAGCAACAGACAAACGTTAAATTATCCAAACTGGTTATTCCTTTAAGTTATCTGCTGACATATATTCCACTTAATAAGACATTAAATACAATGCAAGCgctttgttaaatatttacgtCATGGCCATATTTCGTCTGACGTTTGAGGACTCTTCATGCAAATGACAATAGGAGAGAGCGTCATGCATGCATATGAAAGAGCACTACATGTGATCAATGATCTTGTTTTTTAACCTGTCACACCGTTTTGCTCAATTTCAGCGTCTGGTGGTATGTCTGGAGGATTCACTATATGTCCACAACATCCAGGATATGCGTGTCTTGCACAACATCAGAGACACGCCCTCAAACCCCATGGGGCTTTGCACGCTTTGCAACGGAGAGTCCAGCTACCTGGCGTATCCCGGCTCGAGCACTATTGGCGAGGTTCAGGTGTTTGATGCCCTCAACCTGGTATGTGTACCgttgatttataatttgaaaatactaAACTTCAAGACAAGTTCTTGACTTGAATCTATGGTATTTTGGCGTAAATTTGATGCAAGGGAACGAGCCTCACGCATTGTGCCCTCTGTGTTGTCCAGAGCGCGAAGATTATGATATCAGCACACGAGTCTCCCTTGGCGGCGATGGCTTTTAACTATACGGGTCAGCAGCTGGCTACTGCCTCGGAAAGAGGCACTGTCATCCGGGTGTTCAATGTCGCCGACGGAAGCAGACTCTGGGAGTTCAGGCGTGGCGTCAAGAGATGCGTGGCCATCTCCAGCCTGGCGTTCAGCCCTGATGCAATGTTTCTCTGCTGCTCTAGTAATACCGAAACGGTGCATGTTTTCCGCTTAGACCAACCTGACAGCCCCAGGCAAAGGTATATTACAAGCGCCTTCATTTGCGGTTAAGCCTCAAGTATGCCTGTAGCGGTTTTGCAACACTTTTTTTCTAGTCTCTGTATTGTTTGATTACTGCGTGGATTTCATTACTTTCTGACCAACCAACCATGGATTGGATTTGATTAGATaggtttttattgatttgtatTGCTCGAAATATcagaaatttgtatttcagtAAAAGGATTGTGGTGGTATCATTATTAATATCTCtgcttttgataaatttatttgaaacaaagttAAAGTTTGAGTAAACAAGCTTT is part of the Cloeon dipterum chromosome 1, ieCloDipt1.1, whole genome shotgun sequence genome and harbors:
- the LOC135945324 gene encoding NF-X1-type zinc finger protein NFXL1, which encodes MENQRGKRGKGGQKNVWGAQKPLPRQDNIAKTVKDKEKDRAEAERRFLAAKAKLESSIQKHLEVETPSSDEDDEELLTDNILENVLQSYSSTGGSDLGRTTHFLEQVFQSGAATCLICIGNVKHADAIWSCESCFCYFHLPCIQRWASDSVAQQKRAAEELTAPYEQPPVIYWGCPKCRSEHLPSDTPQKYTCFCGQRQDPPFKQWLIPHSCGETCQKPLQPACGHKCLLLCHPGPCPSCPQVVLTTCYCEKSKPQAKRCSNKLWTCGSVCGATLSCGKHTCDALCHPGECKPCPRTSKQTCMCRSSSREQPCANPAWQCDKICGKTLSCESHSCNIVCHRPGQCGPCPRSGVQTCPCGKSQQLNSSCTVDIPTCGDTCGKMLSCKNHQCLERCHKESCGNCLQVSLKSCRCGLHKKELPCQREFTCEAKCKRIKNCMRHPCNRKCCDGQCTPCEKVCGRQLTCGKHKCMAVCHSGPCYPCPLFDTYTCACGAAKMTLPCGRKKLLKPPKCNLKCEIASDCHHPSRVPHKCHPAECPPCKQICNLTHERCKHLCPAPCHSSVWVTTVVDPDRPLEGPWDRRQVVKEKKALPCPDCLVPMPVICLGGHEKADWPCFKAIPSSCGRQCGRALQCGNHQCSQLCHIVKDAPDAHKAGKNCSECELPCQLSRPEGCSHPCLLPCHPAPCKLCTKSLKLKCHCGLNQLLRPCHQWIAANSSEDKDELEKLLSCGNQCPKDFACGHRCQSDCHSGNCPNPESCKKRVKVFCPCKRLKKDYQCSAVRQGTAFLECDEVCKEKIAKEKEEREKEKEKLRLEKERKDKEELEKFEKWQQGKKKPGRDRRRKESEEVKLTWPQRYLRTIIMSTLAAIVIGFFINLLQAQN
- the mRpL9 gene encoding large ribosomal subunit protein bL9m, with the protein product MNLAVLFSANMLKICTQFQNLRCGVAHQQLFNHPLMSRAMSVSSSSRTVLLKRKHAIDLHKKGHKPKKLKGKHFIYEFVEDAPFKKEEPLEVILTQYVDGIGKKGEKVKLRRQFAYNNLLLPKLAVYANPENEALYGSGEASSEYEYSSKYAPKMVQYISKSLVAITMNMEEPWTLEAWHIRACARKAGIIIADDSCIEMPEKEISGPDLSLETKEFLVTVTINKKEKAKMRCRIHHWSTEPGDRIKAEYPWFKRAEPIFEEQAEELSSIPLPEYKALRKSAPDFK
- the Atg18a gene encoding WD repeat domain phosphoinositide-interacting protein 2 isoform X1, producing MQNFVHGIDVLSAGIKAGITGLMNLAGQAADPSNGVYFVNFNQDFTSLAVGSKTGYKLFTLSAVDNLVKIYENESEDICLVERLFNSSLVAVVSLSSPRKLKVCHFKKGTEICNYSYSNTILAIKLNRKRLVVCLEDSLYVHNIQDMRVLHNIRDTPSNPMGLCTLCNGESSYLAYPGSSTIGEVQVFDALNLSAKIMISAHESPLAAMAFNYTGQQLATASERGTVIRVFNVADGSRLWEFRRGVKRCVAISSLAFSPDAMFLCCSSNTETVHVFRLDQPDSPRQSQQNLPQPAETGAGWMEYLSMAVSKSANLLPARMTDVFSQGRAFATAHLPFQGVRSVCCVVSIQKVPRLLVASADGYLYVYEINTAEGGDCVLLRQHKLDGKETEGCPPKALSGDVVDKPSSSLAMPKPEAGAISSYAGILKGSGSADVMSDSDKLREMKFATELPPEGPLQLDDDSEFPPVTQKTE
- the Atg18a gene encoding WD repeat domain phosphoinositide-interacting protein 2 isoform X2; amino-acid sequence: MQNFVHGIDVLSAGIKAGITGLMNLAGQAADPSNGVYFVNFNQDFTSLAVGSKTGYKLFTLSAVDNLVKIYENESEDICLVERLFNSSLVAVVSLSSPRKLKVCHFKKGTEICNYSYSNTILAIKLNRKRLVVCLEDSLYVHNIQDMRVLHNIRDTPSNPMGLCTLCNGESSYLAYPGSSTIGEVQVFDALNLSAKIMISAHESPLAAMAFNYTGQQLATASERGTVIRVFNVADGSRLWEFRRGVKRCVAISSLAFSPDAMFLCCSSNTETVHVFRLDQPDSPRQSQQNLPQPAETGAGWMEYLSMAVSKSANLLPARMTDVFSQGRAFATAHLPFQGVRSVCCVVSIQKVPRLLVASADGYLYVYEINTAEGGDCVLLRQHKLDGKETEGCPPKALSGDVVDKPSSSLAMPKPEDSDKLREMKFATELPPEGPLQLDDDSEFPPVTQKTE